A genomic window from Bombus pyrosoma isolate SC7728 linkage group LG8, ASM1482585v1, whole genome shotgun sequence includes:
- the LOC122570047 gene encoding ras-related protein Rap1: MREYKIVVLGSGGVGKSALTVQFVQGIFVEKYDPTIEDSYRKQVEVDGQQCMLEILDTAGTEQFTAMRDLYMKNGQGFVLVYSITAQSTFNDLQDLREQILRVKDTDDVPMVLVGNKCDLEDERVVGKDQGVNLARQFNCAFMETSAKAKINVNDIFYDLVRQINKKSPEKKMKQKKKSLCLLL, translated from the exons ATGcgtgaatataaaatagtgGTGTTGGGCAGTGGAGGTGTAGGCAAGTCCGCCCTCACTGTCCAGTTCGTACAAGGAATCTTCGTGGAGAAGTACGATCCGACGATCGAGGACAGCTACCGCAAACAGGTCGAGGTCGACGGTCAACAATGTATGTTAGAAATCCTAGACACAGCCGGAACG GAACAATTCACAGCCATGAGGGACCTTTACATGAAAAATGGCCAAGGATTCGTGTTAGTGTACTCGATAACGGCACAGTCGACGTTCAACGACCTGCAGGACCTCAGGGAGCAAATCCTGCGGGTGAAGGACACAGATGACGTGCCGATGGTGCTGGTGGGCAACAAGTGTGACTTGGAGGACGAAAGGGTAGTGGGCAAAGACCAGGGCGTCAACCTTGCCCGGCAATTTAACTGCGCGTTCATGGAGACCTCTGCCAAAGccaaaattaatgttaacgAT ATCTTCTATGACCTGGTGCGACAAATCAACAAAAAGTCACCAGAGAAGAAGAtgaagcaaaaaaagaaatcgctGTGCCTACTTCTGTAA